From Vigna unguiculata cultivar IT97K-499-35 chromosome 5, ASM411807v1, whole genome shotgun sequence, the proteins below share one genomic window:
- the LOC114185732 gene encoding protein CUP-SHAPED COTYLEDON 2 has product MDSSYHHLDHTEAHLPPGFRFHPTDEELITYYLLKKVLDSNFTGRAIAEVDLNKSEPWELPEKAKMGEKEWYFFSLRDRKYPTGLRTNRATEAGYWKATGKDREIYSSKTCSLVGMKKTLVFYRGRAPKGEKSNWVMHEYRLEGKFAYHYLSRNSKDEWVISRVFQKSNTTNGGSAMSASSGSKKTRMNTTNTTLCPEPSSPSSVYLPPLLDSSPYTTTTPVSFADRNNCSYDSTTKKEHVSCFSTIAAATAAVVSPNNFTNASFDLPPSQPLGADPFARFQRNVGVSAFPSLRSLQDNLQLPFFFPPAAQPFSGGTSGDLLWPMPEEQRLVDAAHNVPLGVSELDCMWGY; this is encoded by the exons ATGGACTCCTCCTACCACCATTTGGACCACACTGAGGCTCATCTGCCACCAGGCTTCAGGTTCCACCCCACTGACGAGGAGCTCATAACGTACTACCTTCTCAAAAAGGTTCTAGACAGCAACTTCACTGGTAGAGCCATCGCTGAAGTAGACCTTAACAAAAGTGAACCATGGGAGCTCCCAG AGAAAGCTAAAATGGGTGAGAAAGAGTGGTACTTCTTCAGCTTACGTGACAGGAAGTACCCTACTGGTTTACGAACTAATAGGGCTACTGAAGCTGGTTACTGGAAAGCCACCGGGAAAGATAGAGAGATTTACAGCTCCAAGACTTGTTCTTTGGTGGGGATGAAGAAAACCTTGGTTTTCTACCGTGGTAGAGCACCCAAGGGAGAGAAAAGCAACTGGGTCATGCATGAGTATCGTCTTGAAGGCAAATTTGCTTACCACTACCTTTCTCGCAACTCCAAG GACGAGTGGGTCATATCTCGCGTGTTCCAAAAAAGCAACACAACCAACGGAGGCTCAGCTATGTCTGCTTCAAGTGGCTCCAAGAAAACGAGAATGAACACCACCAACACCACTCTCTGCCCAGAACCAAGTTCACCCTCTTCGGTTTACCTTCCGCCTCTTCTGGACTCTTCTCCCTACACCACGACAACCCCAGTAAGCTTCGCCGACCGTAACAACTGTTCCTACGACAGCACCACCAAAAAGGAGCACGTGTCCTGTTTCTCCACAATTGCTGCAGCCACCGCTGCTGTTGTCTCCCCCAACAACTTCACCAATGCAAGCTTCGACCTTCCACCATCTCAGCCTCTGGGAGCGGATCCCTTCGCTAGGTTTCAGAGAAACGTCGGTGTCTCCGCCTTCCCAAGTTTGAGGTCACTGCAAGACAACCTCCAGTTACCGTTCTTTTTTCCTCCGGCAGCACAGCCCTTCTCCGGCGGTACCTCCGGTGATCTCCTCTGGCCGATGCCGGAGGAGCAAAGGCTGGTTGATGCGGCCCACAACGTTCCACTGGGTGTGTCGGAGCTTGATTGTATGTGGGGATACTAG